One region of Bacterioplanoides sp. SCSIO 12839 genomic DNA includes:
- a CDS encoding AAA family ATPase encodes MSFLESFKVNVQSSAALLQIISHETLRIRACCIQTVNELERDLYVWSASDGLRKYIAQGGAFETADGDQGQPHEVLEWLLEYSRGDNQEFLLLLEDFHPFLTVADHQLISRLRSFAIAVASREITGCTLVLSQPMHCLPPELEKETQVMEMPLPDAEDLRKIMKQAQQRYDIADSDYDESDSLIEAALGLSTTEAQMAFSKAACQFKRLKRTEIPFVVKEKEQVIRKSGHLEYFHPQATLDDIGGLDNLKAWLNRRRKAFTPEAKEYGLETPRGVLLLGLPGSGKSLAAKAVANAWQLPLLRLDMGKIYGGIVGQSEANIRAALQTAEALAPSILWIDEIEKGLSGMQSSGSTDGGTTSRVLGTFLTWMQEKDKPVFVVATANHIDQLPPELLRKGRVDEIFFVDLPVLPDRKEILSIHLKRRDRFDDFTADEIEELAVASKGYTGAELEEAVKEAMFLAFDEQEQLAKEHILKALAATAPLSQTMEEVISATRAWAKGRAVLASSSSPEPIEPSKDKKPRLKQEGENPFIPSK; translated from the coding sequence GTGTCGTTTCTCGAAAGTTTCAAAGTCAATGTGCAGTCGTCAGCTGCGTTGTTGCAAATTATTAGCCATGAAACGTTGCGTATTCGTGCTTGCTGTATACAAACAGTCAATGAGCTAGAACGCGATCTATACGTCTGGAGCGCGTCAGATGGCCTTCGTAAGTACATTGCCCAGGGTGGAGCATTTGAGACCGCTGATGGGGATCAGGGGCAGCCTCATGAGGTTTTAGAGTGGTTGTTGGAATACAGTCGTGGCGACAACCAAGAATTCCTCTTGTTGCTTGAAGATTTCCACCCTTTTCTGACAGTGGCAGATCATCAGCTGATCAGTCGGTTACGCAGTTTTGCTATCGCAGTTGCCAGTCGCGAGATTACTGGCTGTACCTTGGTATTGTCTCAACCTATGCATTGCCTACCACCTGAGTTGGAGAAAGAAACTCAGGTGATGGAAATGCCATTGCCAGATGCCGAAGATCTAAGAAAGATCATGAAGCAAGCTCAACAGCGCTATGACATTGCTGATAGTGATTACGATGAGTCTGATTCCTTAATTGAGGCAGCATTAGGGCTCTCAACGACTGAAGCACAAATGGCGTTCTCAAAGGCTGCCTGTCAGTTCAAACGCTTGAAAAGAACAGAAATCCCATTTGTCGTGAAAGAAAAAGAGCAGGTGATTCGCAAAAGTGGCCATCTGGAGTATTTTCATCCGCAAGCAACACTGGATGATATTGGCGGTTTGGATAATTTGAAGGCTTGGCTGAACCGGCGTCGTAAAGCATTTACTCCAGAAGCAAAAGAGTATGGGCTGGAGACACCGCGAGGCGTTTTGTTACTGGGGCTGCCCGGTTCGGGCAAGAGTCTTGCGGCTAAAGCCGTAGCCAATGCTTGGCAACTACCCTTACTTCGCTTGGATATGGGGAAGATTTACGGCGGAATTGTTGGCCAGTCTGAGGCTAATATTCGTGCAGCTCTGCAGACTGCCGAAGCATTAGCACCGAGTATCTTATGGATTGATGAAATTGAAAAAGGTCTGTCTGGGATGCAGAGCTCTGGTTCAACGGACGGTGGAACCACGTCTCGTGTGCTGGGAACTTTTCTGACCTGGATGCAAGAAAAGGACAAGCCGGTGTTTGTGGTTGCTACAGCCAACCATATTGACCAACTACCTCCAGAGTTACTGCGTAAAGGCCGAGTTGATGAAATCTTCTTTGTTGATTTACCAGTACTGCCGGACCGCAAGGAAATATTGTCCATTCACCTAAAGCGACGTGACCGTTTTGACGATTTCACCGCAGACGAGATAGAGGAGTTGGCAGTAGCCAGTAAAGGCTATACCGGAGCAGAGCTCGAAGAAGCCGTAAAAGAGGCGATGTTTCTCGCTTTTGATGAGCAAGAGCAGCTCGCTAAGGAACATATTCTTAAAGCATTAGCTGCCACTGCGCCATTATCCCAGACCATGGAAGAAGTCATATCCGCCACGCGAGCCTGGGCGAAAGGGCGTGCGGTATTGGCAAGTTCTTCGTCGCCAGAACCTATCGAACCATCTAAGGATAAAAAGCCCCGTCTAAAACAAGAAGGCGAAAACCCATTTATACCAAGTAAGTAG
- a CDS encoding site-specific integrase, with translation MTDDYLTFPNSKRVAEFTEHDERIRAARSETPTLEEFTEIWLNEMKVEWRDSHAISVMSNLNTYVLPVLGKIDVSAITKAQILSFRSTLAKEPKQKKEALKPATINKIMTPLRMILNEAADRYDFNSPFKGIKSLKIQRVDVEPFSLEEVRLILDNVRPDFHAYYTLRFFTGMRTGEIDGLQWRYVDFERRLILVRETVVDGRIEYTKTDGSQRDIQMSDLVYEALQAQFKVSGNQKFVFCTQACTPLSHNNVTKRVWYPLLRYLKLKKRRPYQTRHTAATLWLASGESPEWIAAQMGHTTTEMLFRVYSRYVPNLTRRDGSAIERLLNEHIGPSNKRLNQVSGINNGEDDDAS, from the coding sequence ATGACTGATGATTATTTAACCTTTCCGAACAGTAAACGCGTAGCTGAATTCACAGAGCATGATGAGCGAATCAGAGCAGCTCGCTCAGAGACACCAACGCTAGAAGAGTTCACTGAGATTTGGCTGAATGAGATGAAGGTTGAGTGGCGCGATAGCCATGCTATATCCGTGATGAGCAATCTCAACACTTATGTCCTGCCGGTGCTTGGCAAAATAGATGTCAGCGCCATCACCAAAGCCCAGATTCTTAGCTTCCGCTCCACTCTCGCCAAAGAACCAAAGCAGAAGAAAGAAGCCTTAAAACCAGCCACCATCAATAAGATCATGACGCCTTTAAGAATGATTTTGAATGAAGCCGCTGACCGCTATGATTTTAACTCACCATTTAAAGGGATTAAATCGCTAAAAATCCAACGAGTCGATGTTGAGCCATTTAGCCTGGAGGAAGTAAGGCTTATTTTGGATAACGTCCGCCCAGATTTTCACGCCTATTACACGTTGCGCTTCTTCACAGGCATGCGAACAGGTGAAATAGATGGCCTGCAATGGCGTTACGTCGATTTCGAGCGTCGATTGATTCTAGTGCGTGAAACGGTGGTTGATGGCCGCATCGAATACACCAAAACCGATGGCTCTCAGCGCGACATCCAAATGAGCGATTTGGTTTATGAAGCATTACAGGCTCAGTTCAAAGTAAGCGGCAACCAAAAATTCGTGTTCTGCACTCAGGCATGTACACCGTTGTCGCACAATAACGTTACTAAGAGAGTCTGGTACCCACTGCTTCGCTATCTGAAGTTAAAAAAGCGTCGTCCCTACCAGACTCGGCATACTGCAGCGACGCTGTGGCTGGCTTCAGGTGAAAGCCCGGAGTGGATTGCCGCTCAAATGGGGCATACCACCACCGAAATGCTCTTTCGAGTCTACTCTCGTTATGTCCCAAACCTGACCCGCCGGGATGGCTCTGCCATTGAGCGCCTACTTAATGAGCATATTGGCCCATCAAATAAGCGCCTTAATCAGGTATCCGGGATTAATAATGGAGAAGATGACGATGCATCCTGA
- a CDS encoding DUF2997 domain-containing protein, which translates to MPEQKVVITIDEEGSVHAKTSGFKGESCLEALDELLNLEGGVSQLKKTDEYHQQQTIQKTRLQKVGR; encoded by the coding sequence ATGCCTGAACAAAAAGTGGTCATCACCATTGATGAAGAGGGCTCTGTACATGCCAAAACCAGTGGTTTTAAAGGGGAGAGTTGCCTTGAAGCACTGGATGAGTTGCTCAATCTTGAGGGTGGGGTGAGTCAGCTAAAAAAAACGGATGAATACCACCAGCAGCAAACGATACAGAAGACTCGCTTGCAGAAAGTAGGGAGGTAG
- a CDS encoding TrmB family transcriptional regulator sugar-binding domain-containing protein — protein MEQIKIRQDEFSIDYRDEQLPALFCHQDSDCDFSTSGVIDLEGFEALRTAINSARLTLLIASDLIKSEEIIELLQQTADRGVRVYLLVGEPKRNKTAIDALSGRCLIRTGVEQKGALMLVDHSTTAPTGMLIMNSAVFEASDSKAWAVELEEKQIEDCFRSFCKLFWESSSSECLNEASGAFQNTHPDGVIVTNHSHHLVGSLGSCIQASLQSLTAISYRDHYRDDAEEPGAGLSDYRMLLSSQSKNIAIAARDGVALTDSSIPSLILSEEGNWLLPDEADFSKANWCLRLSKRESQSIHDAYDLAIDDAAWHYKSDFAMQDIASNQQVRFADNPGDIQNLKEKRARTLEAISTGDIDQFLNESAQALAGDSVNWQQDFMAYQVDYEVDIHPPYAPSQAVKDDLYSHWDDAETDWKKRLQALEGKLISINEKQQSIPDRLTGFIKSFLLGQNQSVKSINRELDALKDWSVTAATPAGRLEYTGRIDKLMAEIDKRGSETAAKIDEAEQHSQWLEKKKDLECKQSKKSEVVDSKESAREKLKSEKEMQLEDIDKQFLSQWAGAFGNLNDKQLAGVKLPSFLHGKVPVDTEEGSNSEALDKVIVMSRMTIEQAKQWKGEIKNSTWKKHYKAFEGAMESRERSINQLDRKIKEAEQMLEKAQLDLEAANVEIADHGSEFSYKPKKDSLALEKLLGIENQSKASSIFTWPDEELPAEDTELRTHAGKRYLVISTTEQLAEARKDAKRLAAKIVCDREQINA, from the coding sequence ATGGAGCAGATAAAAATAAGGCAAGATGAATTCTCGATTGATTATCGGGACGAACAGTTACCTGCGCTTTTTTGCCATCAAGACTCTGATTGTGATTTTTCGACCTCTGGTGTTATTGACCTAGAAGGCTTTGAAGCACTCCGTACAGCAATCAATAGTGCTCGCCTGACTCTATTGATAGCCAGTGATCTGATCAAAAGCGAAGAAATAATCGAGCTGTTGCAGCAGACTGCTGATCGTGGCGTTCGAGTTTACCTGCTGGTGGGTGAGCCAAAGCGAAACAAAACTGCAATAGATGCTCTATCTGGGCGTTGTCTGATTCGAACTGGGGTAGAACAGAAAGGAGCTTTAATGTTGGTTGACCACTCGACGACTGCGCCGACGGGTATGTTGATCATGAACAGCGCTGTTTTTGAGGCATCTGATTCAAAAGCTTGGGCTGTCGAACTCGAAGAAAAACAGATAGAAGACTGTTTTCGTAGTTTTTGTAAATTGTTTTGGGAAAGCTCAAGCTCTGAGTGCTTGAATGAGGCGTCCGGCGCGTTTCAAAACACTCACCCTGATGGAGTCATTGTAACGAATCATTCACATCACTTGGTTGGAAGCCTTGGGAGTTGTATTCAGGCGTCTTTACAGAGCCTGACTGCAATCAGTTATCGAGACCATTATCGAGACGACGCGGAAGAACCTGGTGCTGGGCTTAGTGATTATCGTATGTTGCTTTCAAGCCAAAGCAAGAATATTGCTATCGCAGCACGTGACGGTGTTGCTCTAACCGATTCTTCTATCCCATCTCTCATATTGTCTGAAGAAGGTAATTGGCTGTTACCGGATGAAGCCGATTTCAGTAAAGCAAATTGGTGTTTAAGGCTGTCAAAAAGAGAGAGTCAGTCTATTCATGATGCCTACGACCTGGCTATAGATGACGCTGCTTGGCACTATAAATCTGATTTTGCCATGCAAGATATTGCTAGCAACCAGCAGGTCCGGTTTGCAGATAACCCTGGTGATATTCAAAATCTTAAAGAAAAAAGAGCCCGCACATTAGAGGCAATTAGTACGGGTGATATTGACCAGTTCCTAAATGAAAGTGCTCAAGCCTTAGCGGGCGATTCTGTGAACTGGCAACAAGATTTTATGGCGTACCAGGTTGACTATGAAGTCGATATTCATCCTCCTTATGCTCCTTCTCAAGCGGTAAAAGATGATCTGTACTCGCATTGGGATGACGCAGAGACAGATTGGAAGAAGCGCTTGCAAGCTCTTGAAGGTAAGTTGATCTCTATTAATGAAAAGCAGCAAAGCATACCGGATCGGCTAACTGGTTTCATAAAGTCATTTTTGCTGGGGCAGAATCAATCCGTCAAGTCGATAAATCGTGAGCTCGATGCGTTAAAAGATTGGTCTGTCACTGCAGCAACTCCTGCAGGTCGGCTGGAGTACACGGGTCGAATTGATAAATTGATGGCAGAAATCGACAAGAGGGGAAGTGAAACCGCTGCGAAAATTGATGAGGCTGAACAACATAGTCAATGGTTAGAAAAGAAGAAAGATTTAGAATGTAAACAGAGCAAAAAATCAGAGGTAGTTGATAGTAAAGAATCTGCCCGGGAAAAGCTGAAATCAGAAAAGGAAATGCAGCTTGAGGATATCGATAAGCAATTCCTCTCTCAATGGGCTGGAGCTTTTGGTAATCTAAATGACAAACAACTTGCTGGTGTGAAATTACCCAGTTTTCTCCATGGAAAAGTTCCGGTAGATACTGAGGAGGGCAGTAACTCTGAAGCTTTAGATAAAGTTATAGTCATGTCTCGTATGACGATTGAGCAAGCCAAGCAATGGAAGGGTGAAATAAAAAACAGCACCTGGAAAAAACATTATAAAGCCTTTGAGGGAGCAATGGAGTCCAGGGAGCGCTCAATAAATCAGCTTGATCGAAAGATTAAAGAAGCGGAGCAAATGCTGGAAAAAGCTCAATTGGATTTAGAAGCCGCAAACGTGGAAATTGCTGATCACGGGTCTGAATTTAGCTACAAACCCAAGAAAGATAGTCTGGCGTTAGAGAAGCTACTTGGGATAGAAAACCAGAGCAAAGCGTCTTCCATATTTACCTGGCCAGACGAAGAGTTACCGGCAGAAGATACCGAGTTGCGGACACATGCGGGTAAGCGATATTTGGTGATTTCAACGACTGAGCAGTTAGCCGAAGCTAGAAAAGATGCTAAAAGGCTGGCGGCGAAAATCGTCTGTGATAGGGAGCAGATTAATGCCTGA
- a CDS encoding Y-family DNA polymerase has protein sequence MFALVDCNNFYASCERLFRPDLIGVPIVVLSNNDGCIIARSAEAKALGIKMGAPFHQCRADLELAGVRWFSSNYALYGDLSSRVMTVLEGKSPRLEVYSIDEAFLDFTGFERHFDLMAYGQDVRESVYRWTGIRVGVGIAPTKTLAKLANHLAKRSESGVAVLDSPERIQEALDKLEVSGVWGVGRKLSEKLRVEGIYTALQLSQADTAWLKKRFSVVLEKTARELRGLSCLSLEEDIPARQQIISSRSFGQRVTDLRELQAAISHHVVRAGEKLRQDGLKAGGLQVFIRTGRFNPNEAQYSGSVNHRFVEPTSDSLEIARTANRLLIHIWKPGYRYAKAGVMLVDLDHHKIHQGDLFNDPSKAGNPQLMTTLDQLNQRFPGGVCLGRSAVRKADKSMEAWRMSRNYLSPAYTTNWNELPVVR, from the coding sequence ATGTTTGCCCTGGTTGATTGCAATAATTTCTATGCCAGTTGTGAGCGATTGTTTCGCCCTGACCTGATTGGCGTTCCGATCGTTGTCTTATCCAATAACGACGGCTGCATCATCGCTCGCTCGGCAGAAGCAAAAGCCTTAGGAATCAAAATGGGCGCACCTTTTCATCAATGTCGGGCTGATTTGGAGTTGGCTGGTGTCCGCTGGTTTTCATCGAACTATGCCTTGTATGGCGATCTATCAAGCCGGGTAATGACCGTTCTGGAGGGCAAGTCACCGAGGCTTGAAGTTTATTCCATTGATGAAGCTTTTCTCGATTTCACAGGGTTCGAGCGTCATTTTGATTTGATGGCGTATGGGCAGGATGTACGAGAGTCTGTTTATCGTTGGACCGGTATTCGGGTTGGTGTTGGCATCGCGCCCACCAAAACGCTGGCGAAGTTAGCAAATCACCTGGCTAAACGCTCAGAGAGTGGCGTTGCTGTATTGGATTCCCCGGAGCGAATTCAGGAAGCCTTAGACAAGTTAGAAGTATCGGGTGTATGGGGAGTCGGACGAAAATTATCCGAGAAACTCAGAGTCGAGGGGATCTATACGGCTTTGCAATTAAGCCAGGCAGATACCGCTTGGCTTAAAAAGCGCTTTAGTGTTGTGCTCGAAAAGACCGCTCGTGAATTACGGGGGCTTTCATGCCTTAGCCTTGAAGAAGACATCCCCGCGCGGCAGCAAATTATCAGTAGCCGGTCTTTTGGACAGCGTGTTACCGATTTAAGAGAGCTTCAGGCTGCTATCTCTCACCACGTTGTCAGAGCTGGAGAGAAGCTCCGCCAAGATGGGTTGAAGGCGGGTGGTTTGCAGGTATTTATCCGAACCGGACGGTTCAATCCGAATGAAGCTCAGTATTCGGGCAGTGTTAATCATCGGTTTGTAGAGCCGACTTCTGACAGCCTTGAAATAGCCCGAACAGCCAACCGCCTGTTAATACACATCTGGAAACCCGGCTATCGGTACGCTAAAGCGGGTGTCATGCTCGTGGATCTGGATCATCACAAGATTCATCAAGGAGATCTTTTTAACGATCCTTCCAAAGCTGGAAATCCTCAGCTGATGACAACGTTAGATCAGCTGAATCAGCGCTTTCCTGGCGGTGTTTGCTTGGGGAGGTCTGCTGTTCGCAAAGCGGATAAAAGCATGGAGGCGTGGCGAATGAGTCGAAATTATCTCTCTCCTGCTTATACGACCAATTGGAATGAGTTGCCGGTGGTGAGGTGA
- the umuD gene encoding translesion error-prone DNA polymerase V autoproteolytic subunit — protein sequence MVLSVLGRADSPSVLSLPFYASRVSAGFPSPATDYIESTLDLNELCIKHPAATYFVRVQGDSMVDAGIEDGDILVVDRSLKANHEDIVIAGWSGELTCKRLELRPVPRLVACNPAYPPITIPEGENLDVFGVVVSVVRNFKRH from the coding sequence ATGGTTTTGTCTGTACTTGGGCGGGCAGATTCGCCATCTGTTCTGAGCCTGCCATTCTATGCATCGCGTGTGTCCGCTGGTTTTCCGTCACCAGCGACCGACTATATTGAATCAACGCTTGATTTGAACGAGCTATGTATCAAGCACCCTGCAGCCACTTACTTCGTAAGGGTCCAGGGGGACTCTATGGTGGATGCCGGTATAGAGGACGGTGACATTCTGGTTGTCGACCGCTCTCTGAAAGCGAATCACGAAGACATCGTCATTGCGGGCTGGAGTGGTGAGTTAACCTGTAAGCGCCTTGAGTTGCGGCCTGTCCCTCGTTTGGTTGCGTGCAACCCCGCCTATCCGCCGATCACTATCCCTGAAGGCGAAAACCTGGATGTGTTTGGGGTTGTTGTCAGTGTTGTTCGGAATTTTAAGCGCCACTGA
- a CDS encoding AAA domain-containing protein — MDNPFFTALEGSAFDASELANQTIKVLTPFRHYLENSIKALESKEVSCLWKPLANKSYRLIPTTSVWKVTPISEIVLSCEKQGWFEIISVDGEVPDQTEFMPELEDPVIAGKGSERLKFEIGGEGFRKEDGRFEIYLPDLADHRVIQWSGYQLEVRPLVTNLSDITSVEVDGHSCKVTGVRDQQLTVEGYISANSRVTIDGQAAVHTVSISIRESDVERLSHRKDGNGWLVFSKNKPKLTHCEISDVTARQLGTITVDYLKSDNGKLQKEDWSLIADQDRFRLEALGTASLNEDQLLTSSRLPGLCFKVEPRGIEEKWIQLIEKETAGDESGRSDLDYFFGDNQNIKILDSSQRKHDDGYRVVKAKPEERQLLLARNVKGKKNWKSEYPSANKKNELRVSVDTSQLKRQKEAINQLMSRPKLGYAPLIQLLQDRKSTAWESFEPRPEGEIKWRVLTDPNFDGCNRQREFVAKALVTPDFAILDGPPGTGKTTTILELIMQLVLDGKRVLLSASTHAAINNVLERIKENNELSSRIFPLRVGNENNAIGVEEYQFDNVLETLQKAAGCQQISKQLMVDSSNLVCGTTIGILRLFNDRDITLDRGEPPFDVMIIDECSKTTFQEFLVPARFAKRWVLVGDVKQLSPFTDREQIIANLDDLMLKPPRGKAPAETLPKEVQQACFLLEELRGHRNKPYQQPMLVPVTSSTLSALNHEVRARLKDSELNAGLENILLIGQRQRRKSGEELYIDVNEVEQSPKALYQSNLCFVDENVLSIIQSLIPDDMLVVHPNWSGTCQAFQHRLRGADTQKPFSVKTSDYSNTVDIHNQLLDRLNTTKWSEEVCWRLEREYWLRLSKNYDKKTRTISNTLKRLFPKSIDADGRIHILKDIAFPSILEALSGDGLAKRRKDEPTTLNQGLSDVEKQQRHSTLNYQHRMHPDISGFPRQQFYKKGELSDGSRTEADRAWGYSRFRKRNIWLDVSGSTYRNANDKEVKSVIRELKAFCDWAEGKKKNDKQEPYDVAILTFYKGQEKALREALQQLPGNKSRYARFVYKGIAIKLATVDYFQGQEADVVFLSMVNTKRDGFMDSPNRLNVSITRARYQMVVVGHHKYFREKSWTEELRELAKSAQVECSK; from the coding sequence ATGGACAATCCGTTTTTTACCGCACTGGAAGGCAGTGCTTTTGATGCATCCGAACTGGCCAATCAAACTATCAAGGTTTTGACTCCTTTTCGGCACTATTTAGAAAACAGCATCAAAGCACTTGAAAGCAAAGAGGTTAGTTGTCTTTGGAAGCCACTTGCTAATAAGTCTTATCGGTTAATACCAACCACAAGTGTCTGGAAAGTCACACCGATTAGTGAAATTGTCCTTTCTTGTGAGAAGCAAGGTTGGTTTGAAATTATATCGGTTGATGGTGAAGTTCCGGATCAAACTGAGTTTATGCCCGAGCTGGAAGACCCAGTAATTGCTGGTAAAGGCAGTGAACGGCTGAAGTTCGAAATCGGAGGAGAAGGTTTCCGGAAAGAAGATGGGAGGTTTGAAATATATCTTCCAGATTTGGCCGATCATAGAGTGATCCAATGGAGTGGTTATCAGCTAGAAGTCCGCCCCTTGGTTACCAATCTGAGCGATATAACAAGCGTTGAGGTTGATGGTCATTCCTGCAAAGTGACTGGAGTGCGTGATCAACAACTGACCGTTGAGGGTTATATCTCAGCGAATAGCCGCGTGACAATTGATGGCCAGGCAGCGGTTCATACTGTTTCTATTTCTATAAGAGAATCAGATGTTGAGCGGCTCTCTCATCGCAAAGACGGCAATGGTTGGCTTGTATTTAGTAAAAACAAGCCGAAGCTCACTCATTGCGAAATCTCTGATGTAACGGCAAGGCAGCTGGGTACCATCACTGTGGATTACCTGAAATCTGATAATGGCAAATTACAAAAGGAAGACTGGTCGCTCATAGCTGACCAGGATCGGTTTAGGCTCGAAGCTTTGGGTACAGCGTCTCTAAACGAGGATCAGCTGCTAACGAGTTCACGATTGCCGGGATTATGCTTCAAGGTCGAGCCTCGCGGAATAGAAGAAAAATGGATACAGCTGATAGAGAAGGAAACTGCTGGAGATGAGAGTGGCAGATCTGACCTGGATTACTTTTTTGGCGATAATCAAAACATCAAAATCTTAGACTCAAGTCAGAGAAAGCATGATGACGGCTATAGGGTGGTGAAGGCCAAGCCAGAAGAACGACAATTGTTGCTTGCCAGAAATGTGAAAGGGAAAAAAAATTGGAAAAGTGAATATCCTTCTGCGAATAAGAAAAATGAACTGCGTGTGAGCGTCGATACCAGTCAACTAAAACGCCAGAAAGAGGCGATTAATCAACTGATGAGTCGGCCTAAACTGGGTTATGCGCCATTGATCCAGTTACTGCAAGATAGAAAATCAACGGCATGGGAGTCTTTTGAACCTAGGCCTGAAGGTGAAATTAAATGGCGTGTGCTGACGGATCCAAATTTTGATGGTTGTAACCGACAGCGAGAATTTGTGGCAAAGGCTTTGGTTACACCAGACTTTGCGATACTCGATGGTCCGCCGGGTACCGGTAAGACCACAACCATTCTTGAACTGATTATGCAGTTGGTCTTAGATGGAAAACGAGTGTTGTTATCGGCCTCAACGCATGCTGCCATTAATAACGTATTAGAACGTATCAAAGAAAATAATGAGCTTTCGAGCCGTATCTTTCCTCTTAGAGTAGGGAATGAGAATAACGCAATTGGTGTTGAGGAATATCAATTCGATAATGTGCTCGAGACGCTACAAAAGGCTGCGGGTTGTCAGCAGATCAGTAAGCAATTAATGGTTGATTCATCCAATCTAGTGTGTGGCACAACCATTGGCATTCTGCGGCTCTTTAATGACCGTGACATTACGTTGGATCGGGGAGAGCCACCCTTTGACGTGATGATTATTGATGAGTGCAGCAAAACGACGTTTCAGGAATTCCTGGTTCCAGCACGCTTTGCAAAGCGCTGGGTTTTGGTCGGTGATGTTAAACAGCTTTCTCCTTTTACCGATAGAGAGCAGATTATTGCCAATCTTGATGATTTAATGCTGAAACCTCCGCGTGGGAAAGCCCCCGCCGAGACACTGCCTAAAGAGGTTCAACAAGCTTGTTTTTTACTTGAAGAGCTAAGAGGACATAGAAACAAGCCTTATCAGCAGCCTATGCTTGTGCCGGTTACATCTTCTACGTTGTCAGCGTTAAATCATGAAGTTAGAGCGCGTTTAAAGGATTCTGAGCTTAATGCGGGGCTAGAGAATATTTTATTGATTGGTCAGCGCCAAAGAAGAAAATCAGGAGAAGAGCTTTATATCGATGTGAATGAGGTAGAGCAATCCCCGAAAGCTCTTTACCAATCAAATTTATGCTTTGTAGACGAAAATGTGTTGTCGATTATCCAGTCCCTGATTCCCGATGATATGTTAGTTGTGCATCCGAACTGGTCGGGCACCTGCCAAGCATTTCAGCATCGATTAAGGGGAGCTGATACCCAAAAGCCATTCAGTGTAAAAACGAGTGACTACTCGAATACCGTTGACATACACAATCAGCTACTTGACCGTTTAAATACTACGAAATGGTCTGAAGAGGTATGTTGGCGCTTGGAGCGCGAATATTGGCTCCGGCTCTCCAAAAACTATGATAAAAAAACGCGGACTATCTCCAATACGCTAAAAAGACTGTTCCCTAAATCAATTGACGCCGACGGTCGCATTCATATTCTCAAGGATATCGCTTTTCCTTCCATTCTTGAGGCGTTATCGGGTGATGGTTTAGCCAAGAGAAGAAAGGACGAACCAACAACGCTGAATCAGGGGTTATCTGATGTTGAAAAACAACAGCGTCACTCGACTTTAAACTATCAGCATCGTATGCATCCCGATATCTCGGGGTTCCCAAGGCAACAATTCTACAAGAAGGGAGAGCTGTCGGATGGCAGTAGAACGGAGGCTGATCGTGCCTGGGGCTACTCTCGATTTCGTAAACGAAATATCTGGCTGGATGTATCCGGAAGTACTTACCGCAATGCCAATGATAAGGAAGTAAAGTCTGTTATTAGAGAGCTAAAGGCCTTTTGTGATTGGGCCGAAGGCAAAAAGAAAAACGATAAACAGGAGCCCTATGATGTTGCGATACTCACTTTCTACAAGGGGCAGGAAAAAGCGCTGAGAGAAGCACTTCAGCAGCTACCGGGAAACAAATCACGCTACGCAAGGTTTGTGTACAAGGGTATCGCTATCAAACTGGCGACGGTTGATTACTTCCAGGGCCAGGAAGCCGATGTTGTATTTTTATCCATGGTAAACACTAAGCGAGACGGCTTTATGGATTCACCGAACCGATTAAATGTATCCATAACCCGGGCTCGTTACCAAATGGTCGTCGTTGGCCATCATAAATATTTCAGAGAAAAATCGTGGACCGAAGAGCTGCGTGAATTAGCCAAGTCTGCTCAAGTGGAATGCAGTAAATGA
- a CDS encoding helix-turn-helix transcriptional regulator produces the protein MIRFRLKELIANKEFEEGRKVTLEEVAQGTGIHRTTLSKIANQRGYTTNTDVLDRLCTYFGVSLDKVAEHLQP, from the coding sequence ATGATCCGCTTTCGCCTGAAAGAATTGATTGCCAATAAAGAGTTTGAAGAAGGGCGTAAAGTAACTTTGGAGGAGGTTGCTCAGGGGACAGGAATCCATCGTACGACACTGTCTAAAATTGCAAACCAAAGAGGGTATACGACTAATACAGATGTTCTGGATAGGTTGTGCACATACTTTGGGGTGAGCCTTGATAAAGTTGCAGAGCATTTACAGCCCTAG